A stretch of the Colias croceus chromosome 13, ilColCroc2.1 genome encodes the following:
- the LOC123697004 gene encoding uncharacterized protein LOC123697004 isoform X2 encodes MQNENSDENDSTCSFITPRDEEGSHQNNTNKKPSLTQTTAASFDFSKMLKELQFTECRSQLQPCCHLQMNATICKLKESTKRLLGILDQIQSKTNGKLAITDNNLPADDPQPSTSTFNVAEIIPCEALKSLEYQTRVLQAINIESEDDDCSIYKKLTRKCQCLNVKEYNDFVIHFNENTKYTTNNIGEIVKNMRILKKFLYMGSEYTKNALMFLNEAWAASLLHKLADLEEGRRYLNFNSKITNDIKKVIRKRISQLEADTVDTLNEVLNLLRPLFVKNPNVTYVSKSANEGIGTRTIKDLVEYREHMTIDEIFMHLDILRNFSQIEFGKEELTFNLPALLLLFKDLLREYDNSEMNILIMNMLNNIMTKHIKNNQDNKSGGLRAVANALTEPIKRKNEGCQMPPKKNIKKPNKSKGLGVSPVKYLQRSKLNQSMCKDSNREPSKVLNRSKKFDKDLRASIIIVPIEK; translated from the exons ATGCAAAATGAAAATAGCGATGAAAATGATTCAACCTGCTCCTTTATTACACCAAGAGATGAAGAGGGTTCGCAtcaaaataacacaaataaaaaacccAGTTTGACCCAAACTACTGCAGCATCATTTGATTTCTCTAAAATGTTAAAGGAACTACAATTCACTGAATGTCGGAGTCAACTACAGCCTTGTTGTCACTTGCAAATG AATGCAACAATCTGTAAATTGAAAGAAAGCACTAAAAGGTTGCTGGGTATCTTAGATCAAATTCAGTCGAAAACAAATGGAAAATTAGCTATAACTGATAACAATTTGCCTGCTGATGACCCTCAA CCTTCGACCTCTACATTCAATGTCGCTGAAATAATTCCATGTGAGGCGTTAAAAAGTTTGGAATATCAAACTAGAGTATTACAAGCGATTAATATCGag AGCGAAGACGATGATTGTTCCATTTACAAGAAACTCACACGTAAATGTCAATGCTTGAATGTTAAGGAATACAATGATTTCGTCATACATTTTAATGAGAACACCAAGTATACCACGAATAACATCGGGGAAATCGTTAAAAATATGcgcattttaaaaaaattcttgtATATGGGCAGTGAATACACAAAAAATGCTCTTATGTTTCTTAACGAG GCTTGGGCAGCGAgcttattacataaattagcaGATTTAGAAGAAGGTAGAAGGTACTTGAAtttcaattcaaaaataaCGAACGATATCAAGAAAGTGATTCGAAAAAGAATTTCCCAATTAGAAGCGGATACTGTAGACACTTTGAATGAAGTGTTGAATTTGTTAAGACCGTTGTTTGTCAAGAATCCAAATGTTACTTATGTCAGCAAGTCGGCTAACGAAG GTATTGGGACCAGAACTATAAAAGATTTAGTAGAATACCGGGAGCACATGACGATTGACGAGATTTTTATGCATTTAGACATATTACGTAATTTTAGTCAAATTGAATTCGGCAAAGAGGAACTTACATTTAATTTGCCAGCACTGTTGTTATTATTCAAAGATTTACTACGAGAGTATGATAACAGTGAAATGAATATATTGATTATGAATatgttaaataacataatgacgaaacatattaaaaataatcaggACAATAAATCAGGAGGTCTAAGGGCTGTCGCTAATGCTTTAACAGAG CCCATAAAAAGGAAGAATGAAGGTTGTCAGATGCCtccaaagaaaaatataaagaaaccAAATAAAAGTAAAGGGCTGGGAGTTTCAcctgttaaatatttacaaagaaGTAAATTGAATCAATCTATGTGTAAAG ACTCAAATAGGGAACCATCCAAAGTGCTTAACCGATCAAAAAAGTTTGataaag ATTTGAGAGCTTCTATCATAATAGTGccaattgaaaaataa
- the LOC123697004 gene encoding uncharacterized protein LOC123697004 isoform X1 codes for MQNENSDENDSTCSFITPRDEEGSHQNNTNKKPSLTQTTAASFDFSKMLKELQFTECRSQLQPCCHLQMNATICKLKESTKRLLGILDQIQSKTNGKLAITDNNLPADDPQPSTSTFNVAEIIPCEALKSLEYQTRVLQAINIESEDDDCSIYKKLTRKCQCLNVKEYNDFVIHFNENTKYTTNNIGEIVKNMRILKKFLYMGSEYTKNALMFLNEGLSESKFKEKIEIIQGCAHADICSIFDEYSIVTVCIAWPCKVEYYGDSVTQAWAASLLHKLADLEEGRRYLNFNSKITNDIKKVIRKRISQLEADTVDTLNEVLNLLRPLFVKNPNVTYVSKSANEGIGTRTIKDLVEYREHMTIDEIFMHLDILRNFSQIEFGKEELTFNLPALLLLFKDLLREYDNSEMNILIMNMLNNIMTKHIKNNQDNKSGGLRAVANALTEPIKRKNEGCQMPPKKNIKKPNKSKGLGVSPVKYLQRSKLNQSMCKDSNREPSKVLNRSKKFDKDLRASIIIVPIEK; via the exons ATGCAAAATGAAAATAGCGATGAAAATGATTCAACCTGCTCCTTTATTACACCAAGAGATGAAGAGGGTTCGCAtcaaaataacacaaataaaaaacccAGTTTGACCCAAACTACTGCAGCATCATTTGATTTCTCTAAAATGTTAAAGGAACTACAATTCACTGAATGTCGGAGTCAACTACAGCCTTGTTGTCACTTGCAAATG AATGCAACAATCTGTAAATTGAAAGAAAGCACTAAAAGGTTGCTGGGTATCTTAGATCAAATTCAGTCGAAAACAAATGGAAAATTAGCTATAACTGATAACAATTTGCCTGCTGATGACCCTCAA CCTTCGACCTCTACATTCAATGTCGCTGAAATAATTCCATGTGAGGCGTTAAAAAGTTTGGAATATCAAACTAGAGTATTACAAGCGATTAATATCGag AGCGAAGACGATGATTGTTCCATTTACAAGAAACTCACACGTAAATGTCAATGCTTGAATGTTAAGGAATACAATGATTTCGTCATACATTTTAATGAGAACACCAAGTATACCACGAATAACATCGGGGAAATCGTTAAAAATATGcgcattttaaaaaaattcttgtATATGGGCAGTGAATACACAAAAAATGCTCTTATGTTTCTTAACGAG ggTTTATCCGAAAGTaagtttaaagaaaaaatagaaatCATTCAAGGGTGTGCTCATGCTGATATTTGTAGCATATTTGACGAATACTCCATAGTAACAGTGTGCATAGCCTGGCCTTGTAAAGTGGAATATTATGGCGATTCTGTAACGCAG GCTTGGGCAGCGAgcttattacataaattagcaGATTTAGAAGAAGGTAGAAGGTACTTGAAtttcaattcaaaaataaCGAACGATATCAAGAAAGTGATTCGAAAAAGAATTTCCCAATTAGAAGCGGATACTGTAGACACTTTGAATGAAGTGTTGAATTTGTTAAGACCGTTGTTTGTCAAGAATCCAAATGTTACTTATGTCAGCAAGTCGGCTAACGAAG GTATTGGGACCAGAACTATAAAAGATTTAGTAGAATACCGGGAGCACATGACGATTGACGAGATTTTTATGCATTTAGACATATTACGTAATTTTAGTCAAATTGAATTCGGCAAAGAGGAACTTACATTTAATTTGCCAGCACTGTTGTTATTATTCAAAGATTTACTACGAGAGTATGATAACAGTGAAATGAATATATTGATTATGAATatgttaaataacataatgacgaaacatattaaaaataatcaggACAATAAATCAGGAGGTCTAAGGGCTGTCGCTAATGCTTTAACAGAG CCCATAAAAAGGAAGAATGAAGGTTGTCAGATGCCtccaaagaaaaatataaagaaaccAAATAAAAGTAAAGGGCTGGGAGTTTCAcctgttaaatatttacaaagaaGTAAATTGAATCAATCTATGTGTAAAG ACTCAAATAGGGAACCATCCAAAGTGCTTAACCGATCAAAAAAGTTTGataaag ATTTGAGAGCTTCTATCATAATAGTGccaattgaaaaataa